From a single Zygotorulaspora mrakii chromosome 2, complete sequence genomic region:
- the ILV1 gene encoding threonine ammonia-lyase ILV1 (similar to Saccharomyces cerevisiae ILV1 (YER086W); ancestral locus Anc_7.367) encodes MLTFPVRSIVGRRSGNALVLQLRAKFHQQHLSPSLVKLHSELKLDELQPDNTPDYVRLVLRSSVYDVIDESPISHAVGLSSRLNSSVQLKREDLLPVFSFKLRGAYNMIAKLEDGQRNQGVIACSAGNHAQGVAFAAKHMNIPATIVMPVSTPSIKYQNVSRLGSQVVLYGNDFDEAKAECTRLSEERGLTNIPPFDHPYVIAGQGTVAMEILRQVHNSNKIGAVFVPCGGGGLISGVGSYLKRIAPHIKIIGVETHDSPTLYTCLKHGKRVPLTTVGTFADGTSVRIIGEETFRVCQEVVDEVVLVNTDEICAAVKDVFEDTRSIVEPSGALSVAGMKKYITQLHPEIDHSKHTYVPILSGANMNFDRLRFVSERAVLGEGKEVFMLVTIPDVPGSFKKLQKVIHPRSVTEFSYRYNEHRHESTSEVPKAYIYTSFNVVDREKEIKQVMQQIHALGFEAVDISDNEMAKSHGRYLVGGASKVPNERVISFEFPERPGALTNFLLGLSDSWNLTLFHYRNHGADIGKVLAGISVPPRENLTFQKFLDDIGYQYQDETDNMVYQKFLKY; translated from the coding sequence ATGCTTACATTTCCTGTTAGATCGATTGTCGGTAGGCGATCTGGAAATGCGTTGGTTTTACAACTGCGTGCCAAATTTCACCAACAGCATTTATCACCATCATTAGTTAAATTGCACTCTGAGCTAAAATTGGATGAATTACAGCCTGATAACACTCCCGATTATGTTCGTTTAGTATTACGCTCCTCAGTTTACGATGTTATTGACGAGTCCCCAATTTCCCACGCAGTTGGATTATCTTCACGTTTAAATTCCAgtgttcaattgaaaagagaagatCTGTTGCCAGTCTTCTCCTTCAAACTCCGTGGTGCCTACAATATGATCGCTAAACTAGAAGATGgtcaaagaaatcaaggTGTTATTGCCTGTTCCGCGGGCAATCATGCTCAAGGTGTCGCTTTCGCCGCTAAACATATGAATATACCAGCAACAATTGTTATGCCAGTGTCCACACCCTCTATCAAGTATCAAAATGTATCCCGTTTGGGCTCTCAAGTTGTCCTATATGGTAATGACTTTGATGAGGCAAAAGCTGAATGTACACGTCTATCGGAAGAACGTGGACTGACAAATATTCCGCCCTTTGACCATCCTTATGTTATTGCAGGTCAAGGTACTGTCGCTATGGAGATATTGAGACAGGTGCACAATTCCAACAAAATCGGCGCTGTTTTCGTTCCTTGTGGTGGTGGTGGGTTGATTTCTGGTGTAGGTTCATacttgaaaagaattgcCCCTCATATCAAGATTATTGGTGTTGAAACACATGATTCACCAACACTTTACACATGTTTGAAACACGGTAAAAGAGTCCCATTAACCACTGTTGGCACTTTTGCAGATGGTACCTCAGTACGGATTATTGGTGAGGAAACCTTCCGAGTATGTCAGGAAGTCGTTGATGAAGTGGTTCTTGTGAATACTGATGAAATTTGTGCCGCGGTTAAGGATGTATTTGAAGATACAAGAAGTATTGTAGAACCATCAGGTGCTTTATCTGTTGCAGgtatgaaaaaatatattaCTCAATTACATCCAGAAATTGATCACTCCAAGCATACCTATGTCCCTATCCTATCCGGAGCTAATATGAATTTTGATAGATTGAGATTTGTCTCTGAACGTGCAGTACTTGGTGAAGGTAAAGAGGTTTTCATGTTAGTTACAATTCCAGATGTTCCCGGATCTTTTaagaaattgcaaaaagtCATTCATCCAAGATCTGTTACAGAGTTCTCATACCGCTACAATGAACACCGTCATGAATCAACCAGTGAAGTTCCAAAGGCTTACATCTACACTTCATTTAATGTTGTTGATCgtgaaaaggaaatcaaGCAAGTCATGCAACAGATCCATGCGCTTGGCTTTGAGGCTGTAGATATATCAGACAATGAAATGGCTAAATCCCATGGCAGATATTTGGTTGGCGGTGCCTCTAAAGTACCCAATGAAAGAGTCATCTCATTTGAGTTCCCCGAAAGACCTGGCGCTTTGACAAACTTTTTGCTTGGTTTAAGCGATTCATGGAATTTGACTTTATTTCACTATAGAAATCATGGTGCTGATATTGGTAAAGTATTGGCTGGGATCTCTGTACCACCTAGAGAAAACCTAACATTccagaaatttttggacGATATTGGTTACCAATACCAAGATGAAACTGATAACATGGTctatcaaaaattcttgaaatacTGA
- the MMR1 gene encoding Mmr1p (similar to Saccharomyces cerevisiae MMR1 (YLR190W); ancestral locus Anc_7.366) has protein sequence MNTPPMRAEQLSPQMSPIAFSLDDPKCTGASSFQHLLASPTKFKLDSGSNDPAANSSASNIYRTSLSKLSELSRTGRSRQRSDSDTLRSVSPIRFQLFNNAPKMLRQEYMTQQPSPSPLLSTLMKSTVTQSNTSNGSTRNNQSTYCKMGIRETLEQIQREQKELLQKQSQLKKEEPNKEKLRAKPSKVRDSVTKETPQPSAKNEKSKINGSQVDIGEVSKAQTCLPNMKDSADVRVNSKSSTISSNMGVDLSDISKELDIELLASNKSVFASFEDSKSNRYSFISSSSTDYDGGDWGNNQPEPRNIHLEETARLDNRIKQLEIEIDNLKLQNVKLIESITTTRTVEDKYMLEALRETRSSKKMVQQGMEKKVKQLEKKVESYRKAIQTCEDGLPELPTITGSGIIDYKGVTTKRRITRISSGELRKIDEQTDSSGTSSDDEKDEQFIKHEKYDDSTLTKELFRQQCSDQSSMRRKQGLQLNIQLQMQKTKR, from the coding sequence ATGAATACACCTCCCATGAGAGCTGAGCAGTTGTCTCCGCAGATGTCACCAATAGCTTTCAGCCTTGACGATCCAAAATGCACAGGTGCGAGTAGCTTCCAGCATTTGCTGGCATCTCCAACAAAATTTAAATTGGACAGTGGCAGTAATGATCCTGCAGCTAACAGTAGTGCTAGTAACATATACAGGACGTCACTCTCAAAACTAAGCGAACTGTCCAGGACCGGAAGATCAAGACAAAGAAGCGATTCCGATACCCTGAGATCCGTATCTCCCATTCGATTTCAACTATTCAACAATGCGCCAAAAATGCTTAGACAAGAATATATGACTCAACAGCCTTCTCCTTCACCTCTGTTATCGACTTTAATGAAGAGCACTGTGACGCAGtcaaatacttcaaatGGTTCTACTCGAAATAATCAATCAACTTATTGCAAAATGGGAATTAGAGAGACTCTGGAGCAAATACAAAGAGAGCAAAAAGAACTACTTCAGAAGCAATCACAACTCAAGAAAGAGGAACCtaataaagaaaaactgCGGGCAAAACCATCTAAAGTTCGAGATAGCGTTACTAAGGAAACACCACAGCCCAGTgctaaaaatgaaaagagcaAAATAAATGGCAGTCAAGTTGATATAGGGGAGGTATCAAAAGCCCAAACTTGTCTACCGAATATGAAAGACTCAGCTGACGTTAGAGTGAATTCTAAATCTTCAACTATTTCGTCAAATATGGGAGTTGATTTGAGCgatatttcaaaggaaTTGGATATTGAACTTTTAGCTTCGAATAAGAGTGTATTTGCCTCATTCGAAGACTCCAAAAGTAACAGATATAGTTTTATTTCTTCGAGCTCCACAGATTACGACGGTGGTGATTGGGGTAACAATCAACCTGAACCACGCAACATTCATTTGGAAGAAACTGCAAGGCTGGACAATAGAATAAAGCAGCTGGAAATAGAAATTGACAATCTTAAACTACAAAATGTAAAGTTGATTGAATCAATTACGACTACAAGAACGGTGGAAGACAAATATATGTTAGAAGCATTACGGGAGACAAGAtcctcaaaaaaaatggttcaACAGGgtatggaaaaaaaagttaagCAACTGGAGAAAAAAGTAGAAAGTTATAGAAAAGCAATTCAAACCTGCGAAGATGGCTTACCAGAATTGCCAACCATAACTGGTTCGGGTATTATCGACTATAAAGGAGTTACTACGAAGAGAAGGATTACTCGTATATCTAGTGGAGAGTTGCGGAAAATTGATGAACAAACTGATTCCTCAGGAACTTCttcagatgatgaaaaggatgaACAATTTATTAAGCACGAAAAGTACGATGATAGTACGCTTACGAAAGAGTTGTTTCGACAGCAATGCTCTGATCAATCGAGTATGAGAAGGAAACAGGGGTTACAATTAAATATTCAACTTCAAATGCAGAAAACTAAGAGGTAA
- the PEX13 gene encoding peroxin PEX13 (similar to Saccharomyces cerevisiae PEX13 (YLR191W); ancestral locus Anc_7.365): MSTNSKPRPKPWEANQPLHDSSALADDVSMTKRTKSIDETSSGQNISLEVPPRPTSLNSDPINEINNNAYRNPHFGSNLYGNTMSGSGPYGAGSMFSGGYGSMYGGYGSMYGGGYGSLLGNGYGGGYLNPGAPGGGATGFGESTQATFQLIESLIGAVAGFAQMLESTYMATHNSFFSMISVAEQFSYLKEVLGSFFGIFAMMKFLRRILHYVTRGRLGIAPKYSHDKNKAGKDSDGSLLIEEFEKFNSNGNSESKKRKKLSWKPLILFLAAVFGFPYILNKFIYTVQNSQNARTGRITSQQVDPSKLEFARALYDFTPENPQIEATLKKGDLMAIISKQDPAGQDSEWWKVRTKQGITGYVPYNYIEIIKRQKKIEDVSE; this comes from the coding sequence ATGTCAACGAACTCAAAACCTCGGCCTAAACCGTGGGAAGCTAACCAACCCCTGCATGATTCAAGCGCCCTCGCAGACGATGTATCTATGACTAAGAGAACAAAGAGCATTGATGAAACCAGTTCTGGgcaaaatatttctctAGAAGTGCCGCCAAGACCAACTAGTCTGAATTCTGATCCgataaatgaaataaataaCAACGCATACCGAAATCCTCACTTTGGTAGTAATCTCTACGGTAACACGATGTCTGGGAGTGGCCCGTACGGAGCAGGAAGTATGTTCAGTGGTGGATATGGATCCATGTATGGCGGATATGGGTCTATGTATGGAGGAGGATATGGCTCGCTACTCGGGAATGGATATGGAGGTGGCTATCTGAACCCTGGAGCACCAGGAGGAGGAGCAACAGGCTTTGGCGAATCTACGCAGGCGACTTTCCAGCTTATAGAAAGCCTAATAGGAGCTGTCGCTGGGTTCGCACAGATGCTAGAGTCCACCTATATGGCTACGCATAACTCATTTTTTAGCATGATTTCTGTTGCAGAGCAATTTTCATACTTGAAAGAAGTATTAGGTTCATTCTTTGGTATATTTgcaatgatgaaatttttaagaAGAATACTACATTACGTTACTCGTGGCAGATTGGGAATAGCTCCAAAGTATTCACATGATAAAAACAAGGCTGGTAAGGATTCAGATGGTTCCCTGTTaattgaagagtttgaaaaattcaattcaaatGGAAACTCTGAGagcaaaaaaaggaagaagcTCTCGTGGAAACCATTGATTTTATTCCTAGCAGCAGTATTTGGATTTCCATATATATTGAATAAATTCATATACACAGTTCAGAATTCTCAGAATGCTAGAACAGGCAGAATTACCTCACAACAAGTGGATCCCTCAAAGTTAGAATTCGCAAGAGCTTTGTACGATTTTACGCCGGAGAATCCTCAAATTGAGGCAACCTTGAAAAAGGGCGATTTAATGGCAATCATTAGTAAACAGGATCCAGCGGGACAGGACTCGGAATGGTGGAAGGTAAGGACTAAACAGGGGATTACAGGCTATGTTCCTTACAATTATATCgaaataataaaaagacaaaagaaaattgagGACGTTTCTGAATGA
- the DLD1 gene encoding D-lactate dehydrogenase (similar to Saccharomyces cerevisiae DLD1 (YDL174C); ancestral locus Anc_7.364) yields MMKKSAFSTIRVCRRFLNLRSCRSRYYSSSTSPKSIANDSSRTFKVIGFGLAGFTGYMLGDKLHKPEREHTDEGSTLPLDKLQPAIYCTDPKKLDIVVQQLKDVFNNDPAHFSDTKSDLDSHSDTYFSTHHPTPDQRPHIVLFPSTTEEVSKVMKICHDNKVPVVPFSGGTSLEGHFLPTRGRSTVVIDVSKYMNHILKLDTKDLDVQVQAGVPWEDLNDYLNDKGLLFGCDPGPGAQIGGCVANSCSGTNAYRYGTMKENVINLTLVLPDGTIIKTKKRPRKSSAGYNLNGLFIGNEGTLGVVTEATVKCHVKPKLETVIVAAFPSVGEAAECSSNITQEGIQLNAMELLDDEMMKLINNSGATFRTDWNETPTMFFKVGGKNENIVHQTIKELEKIAKRHKASSFEFATDDDEKLELWEARKVALWSVIDAGKSKNKNANIWTTDVAVPLSNFAQIIEETKEDMNKSPLINAIVGHAGDGNFHAFIVYSNDEEQKICEDIVERMVRRAIDLDGTCTGEHGVGIGKRKFLLEELGNEPVDLMRKIKLAIDPNRILNPDKIFKIDPEDQIEH; encoded by the coding sequence atgatgaaaaaatccGCATTCAGTACTATTCGTGTTTGCAGAAGATTTCTGAATCTCAGATCTTGTCGATCCAGATATTACTCGAGTTCAACTTCTCCTAAAAGCATTGCAAATGACAGTAGTAGGACTTTCAAAGTGATAGGTTTTGGGTTAGCCGGATTTACCGGCTACATGCTTGGCGATAAACTCCACAAACCGGAAAGAGAGCATACCGACGAAGGTTCGACCTTGCCGTTAGATAAACTTCAGCCGGCGATTTATTGTACCGATCCCAAGAAACTAGATATAGTAGTTcagcaattgaaagatgtaTTCAATAATGATCCAGCTCATTTCTCTGACACCAAAAGCGATCTAGATTCTCATTCGGACACATATTTCAGCACACATCATCCCACACCTGATCAACGACCACATATTGTTTTATTTCCATCGACAACCGAAGAGGTTTcaaaagtgatgaaaatttgtcaTGATAATAAAGTCCCTGTTGTTCCCTTTTCCGGTGGTACCTCTTTAGAGGGCCATTTCTTGCCTACCAGAGGTCGCTCTACTGTTGTTATCGATGTATCTAAGTACATGAATCATATACTCAAATTGGACACGAAGGACCTTGATGTGCAAGTACAAGCAGGAGTTCCGTGGgaagatttgaatgatTACCTGAATGACAAAGGGCTCTTGTTTGGGTGTGATCCGGGGCCGGGCGCACAAATTGGTGGATGCGTTGCTAATTCATGCTCTGGAACTAACGCTTATAGATACGGAAcaatgaaagaaaacgTTATAAACTTAACACTAGTATTGCCTGATGGAACCATCAtcaagacaaaaaaaaggccAAGAAAGTCAAGCGCAGGCTACAATTTAAATGGTTTGTTTATCGGCAATGAGGGAACACTAGGTGTCGTGACAGAAGCCACTGTCAAGTGTCATGTCAAACCAAAACTGGAGACTGTAATTGTGGCCGCGTTCCCGTCTGTGGGTGAGGCTGCCGAGTGTTCTTCAAACATCACGCAAGAGGGTATACAATTAAATGCAATGGAATTACTTGATGACGAAATGATGAAACTAATCAACAATTCTGGCGCTACGTTTAGAACTGACTGGAACGAAACACCAACGATGTTTTTCAAGGTTGGTggtaaaaatgaaaacatcgTCCATCAGACCATCAAAGAACTTGAGAAAATCGCTAAAAGACACAAAGCCTCCTCTTTTGAATTCGCTACAGACGATGATGAGAAGTTGGAGCTGTGGGAAGCAAGAAAAGTTGCATTATGGTCGGTTATCGATGCaggaaaatcaaaaaacaagaacGCCAATATCTGGACTACCGACGTGGCAGTGCCCTTGTCAAATTTCGCGCAAATCATTGAAGAGACCAAAGAAGACATGAACAAATCGCCCTTGATCAATGCAATTGTAGGTCATGCTGGTGACGGTAATTTCCACGCTTTCATAGTATATAGCAACGACGAAGAACAGAAAATTTGCGAGGACATTGTAGAAAGGATGGTTAGAAGAGCCATAGACCTGGATGGTACCTGTACAGGGGAGCATGGTGTCGGTATaggcaaaagaaaatttttactGGAAGAGTTGGGTAATGAGCCGGTAGACTTAATGAGAAAGATCAAATTAGCCATTGACCCAAACAGAATTCTGAACCCAGACAAGATTTTTAAAATAGATCCTGAAGATCAAATTGAGCATTAA
- the HCR1 gene encoding translation initiation factor eIF3 core subunit j (similar to Saccharomyces cerevisiae HCR1 (YLR192C); ancestral locus Anc_7.363): MSWDDDLIGGSAAQGEDAVLMDSWDAELTDEPVMDSWDAEEEVEDKPKAKPKATSKASGKKKPNGKEVVNPLMAIDTLDEKTRKELIKKAEIESDLNNAADLFSGLGVAEEHPRAAALRREQEAMEIAKISRPALTKESPIEDHPLFKDAETKADYQDLRKSLTTAIVSMHEKSSLNYASSLAVDLIRDIAKPMSIENIRQTIATLNIMMKDKERQERQARLAKVKGGTATGGAGKKKAKGGQPNLGGAFKKDQQFDMGGAEYDDFNDDDFM; this comes from the coding sequence ATGTCTTGGGATGACGATCTAATCGGTGGCTCTGCTGCTCAAGGTGAAGATGCTGTATTGATGGATTCATGGGATGCTGAACTTACCGATGAACCTGTAATGGATTCTTGGGATGCGGAAGAGgaagttgaagataaaCCGAAGGCAAAACCAAAGGCTACTTCTAAAGCCTCAGGTAAGAAGAAGCCTAATGGCAAGGAAGTAGTTAATCCACTGATGGCTATAGATACTTTGGATGAAAAAACACGTAAAGAACTGATTAAGAAGGCCGAAATAGAATCGGACCTAAACAATGCGGCTGATTTGTTTAGTGGTCTTGGTGTTGCTGAGGAACACCCAAGAGCTGCGGCTCTGAGGAGGGAGCAAGAAGCTATGGAAATCGccaagatttcaagacCCGCGTTGACCAAAGAATCTCCAATAGAGGACCATCCATTGTTCAAAGACGCCGAAACCAAGGCGGATTATCAAGATTTGAGGAAATCTTTGACAACCGCCATTGTTTCGATGCATGAAAAGTCGTCATTGAACTACGCATCCTCTTTAGCAGTTGATTTGATCAGAGATATCGCCAAGCCAATGTCGATAGAGAATATCAGACAGACTATTGCTACCTTAAATATTATGATGAAGGACAAAGAGAGACAAGAAAGACAAGCAAGACTTGCCAAAGTCAAAGGTGGAACCGCTACAGGTGGTGCAGGTAAAAAGAAGGCAAAAGGTGGTCAACCAAACTTAGGTGGTGCATTCAAGAAGGATCAACAGTTCGACATGGGTGGTGCCGAGTATGACGATTTCAACGATGACGATTTCATGTAA
- the PAR32 gene encoding Par32p (similar to Saccharomyces cerevisiae YDL173W; ancestral locus Anc_7.362): MTVETTATKYKISTGRGGAGNIHTTDSQISPKVVPRGSQAPNILQPVFSTGRGGAGNMRRNVDAKLTRKAQDIGEDDDDADLESFSHSDEDYIGPVAQNGEEEEAFDRLASTVSGKSNTSNRLHKSRTKGTETRPKTIMLGRGGAGNIISPTTSKKSTKRKSRKNEKKGFWGNLKGIFS, encoded by the coding sequence ATGACAGTGGAGACTACAGCCACGAAGTACAAGATATCAACAGGCAGGGGGGGTGCTGGTAATATTCACACAACCGATTCTCAAATATCTCCAAAGGTTGTTCCTCGAGGTTCTCAAGCGCCGAATATTTTACAACCAGTGTTTAGCACTGGAAGAGGCGGTGCTGGTAATATGAGGAGAAATGTTGATGCAAAGCTAACCAGGAAAGCACAAGATATTggtgaagatgacgatgatgcGGATTTAGAGTCTTTCAGCCACAGTGACGAGGACTATATAGGCCCTGTGGCGCAAAATGgtgaggaagaagaagcttTTGATCGTTTGGCTTCAACCGTATCTGGCAAAAGTAACACCTCGAATCGCTTGCATAAGAGTAGGACCAAAGGGACCGAAACAAGACCTAAAACTATAATGTTGGGTCGGGGTGGAGCTGGGAATATTATTTCACCTACCACAAGTAAAAAATCCACAAAGAGGAAGagcagaaaaaatgaaaagaaagggtTCTGGGGCAACTTGAAAGGCATCTTTTCGTAA